In one window of Lynx canadensis isolate LIC74 chromosome A3, mLynCan4.pri.v2, whole genome shotgun sequence DNA:
- the BPIFB3 gene encoding BPI fold-containing family B member 3, giving the protein MMLGMWSLLLLWGLATPCQGLLETVGTLARIDKDELGKAIQNSLVGGPILQNVLGTVTSVNQGLLGSGGLLGGGGLLSYGGIFGVVEELSGLKIEELTLPKVSLKLLPGFGVQLSLHTKVGLHGSGTLGGLLQLAAEVNVSSRVALGVSSRGTPTLVLKRCSTLLGHISLLSGLLPAPLFGVVEQTLFKVLPGLLCPMVDSVLGVVNELLGTALSLVPIGALGSVEFTLATLPLISNQYIELDINPIVKSVAGDIIDFPKPPKPIKVPPKDDHTSQVVVPLYLFNTVFGLLQANGALDIDITPELVPSNVPLTTTDLAALVPEALGKLPPGQQLLLLIRVKEAALVTLQNKKATVSIPANIRVLSYRPKGTPEALFELNAVLTLNAQLAPSATKLHLSLSLERLRVKLASSFAHAFDASHLEEWLSDVVRVAYVPKLNVDLDVGIPLPKVLNVNFATAALEIIENAVVLTVAS; this is encoded by the exons ATGATGTTGGGCATGTGGTCCTTGCTCCTCCTCtggggtctggcgactccgtgcCAGGGGCTACTTGAGACAGTGGGCACGCTGGCTCGGATTGACAAAGATGAACTTGGCAAAG CCATCCAGAACTCGCTGGTTGGAGGGCCCATTCTGCAGAACGTGCTGGGCACAGTCACATCTGTGAACCAGGGCCTCCTGGGCTCTGGGGGACTTCTCGGAGGAGGCGGCCTGCTGAGCTATGGAGGGATTTTTGGCGTTGTGGAAGAGCTTTCTGG GCTGAAGATTGAGGAGCTCACACTGCCGAAGGTGTCGCTGAAGCTGCTGCCTGGGTTTGGGGTGCAGCTGAGCCTGCACACCAAGGTGGGCCTGCATGGCTCTGG GACCCTGGGGGGCCTCCTGCAGCTGGCCGCGGAGGTGAACGTGTCGTCGCGGGTGGCTCTGGGCGTGAGCTCTCGGGGCACGCCCACGCTCGTCCTCAAGCGCTGCAGCACGCTCCTGGGCCACATCAGCCTGCTCTCGGG GCTGCTGCCCGCACCGCTCTTTGGGGTCGTAGAGCAGACCCTCTTCAAGGTGCTCCCGGGATTG CTGTGCCCCATGGTGGACAGTGTGCTGGGCGTGGTGAATGAGCTCCTGGGGACTGCGCTGA GCCTGGTGCCCATTGGGGCTCTTGGGTCCGTGGAATTTACTCTGGCCACGCTGCCTCTTATCTCTAACCAGTACATAGAGTTGGATATCAAC CCCATCGTGAAAAGCGTAGCCGGTGACATCATCGACTTCCCCAAGCCCCCGAAACCCATCAAGGTGCCCCCCAAGGATGACCACACATCTCAGGTGGTTGTGCCTCTGTACCTCTTCAACACTGTGTTTGGGCTTCTGCAGGCCAACGGTGCCCTCGACATAGACATCACCCCCGAGCTG GTTCCCAGCAACGTGCCATTGACAACGACAGACCTGGCAGCTTTGGTCCCCGAG gCCCTGGGAAAGTTGCCCCCGGGCCAGCAGCTCCTGCTTTTGATACGGGTGAAAGAGGCAGCCTTGGTCACTCTCCAGAACAAGAAGGCCACAGTGTCTATCCCAGCTAACATCCGTGTGCTGTCCTACCGCCCTAAAGGGACCCCTGAAGCCCTCTTCGAGCTGAATGCG GTTTTGACTTTAAATGCCCAGCTGGCCCCCTCGGCTACCAAGCTGCACCTCTCGCTGTCCCTGGAACG GCTTCGTGTCAAACTGGCCTCCTCCTTTGCCCACGCCTTTGAT GCATCCCATTTAGAAGAATGGCTCAGTGATGTGGTCCGGGTGGCCTATGTGCCGAAGCTCAATG tggaCCTGGATGTTGGAATTCCCCTGCCTAAGGTTCTCAATGTCAATTTTGCCACTGCAGCCCTGGAGATCATAGAG AACGCTGTTGTGCTGACCGTGGCATCCTGA